The Planctomycetota bacterium genome has a segment encoding these proteins:
- a CDS encoding GNAT family N-acetyltransferase gives MPDMLVKLLELPPVPVIDGVTIRRPRAYERSAVARFVNAFGGGWADEFDTGFGHFPPSVFIATIGGTPGAKTAEIVGFAAYDCTARGFFGPTGVSESQRGRGVGKALLIAALHAMREVGYVYAIIGGVGPADFYAKTVGAVIIDDGPGLYSDLLKP, from the coding sequence ATGCCGGACATGCTCGTGAAACTGCTCGAACTCCCGCCGGTCCCGGTGATTGATGGCGTGACCATCCGTCGGCCACGAGCGTATGAGCGGTCAGCGGTGGCCCGGTTCGTCAACGCGTTCGGCGGCGGGTGGGCCGACGAATTTGATACCGGCTTCGGACACTTCCCGCCGAGCGTTTTCATCGCCACGATCGGCGGCACGCCCGGTGCGAAGACGGCCGAGATCGTCGGCTTCGCCGCATACGACTGCACCGCCCGAGGTTTCTTCGGTCCCACCGGCGTGAGCGAGTCACAACGCGGTCGGGGCGTCGGTAAAGCGCTGCTCATCGCCGCCCTGCACGCGATGCGCGAAGTGGGATACGTCTACGCGATCATCGGCGGTGTCGGGCCGGCGGACTTCTACGCCAAGACGGTCGGCGCGGTGATTATCGACGACGGCCCGGGGCTGTACTCCGATTTGCTCAAACCGTGA